The following are encoded together in the Bos javanicus breed banteng chromosome X, ARS-OSU_banteng_1.0, whole genome shotgun sequence genome:
- the LOC133242838 gene encoding EKC/KEOPS complex subunit LAGE3-like, producing MQASGSGAGGAEGEGPGRSGYRAPLRRRSGPGRERALMEAARARPRGERAPDAPGPGGDVAPVAVRPRRGEVVLTLRVPFQSPLEVYLARRSLLPDIQRHQGIIRKEFLVNGSDLIVRWTADDLAFIRLSINPFLDQLFVVIDNIRSLATPPPQSLG from the exons ATGCAGGCATCGGGTAGTGGCGCCGGTGGTGCTGAAGGTGAGGGCCCGGGCCGCAGTGGTTACCGGGCCCCATTACGCCGCCGGAGTGGGCCTGGCAGAGAAAGAGCGCTGATGGAAGCTGCTAGAGCTCGTCCCCGGGGTGAGCGGGCACCAGATGCCCCAGGACCTGGTGGAGATGTAGCACCTGTGGCTGTAAGGCCTAGACGTGGAGAGGTGGTGCT CACACTCAGAGTGCCTTTCCAATCCCCACTGGAGGTATACTTGGCTCGCAGATCTCTGCTCCCAGATATCCAACGCCACCAAGGAATTATTCGAAAGGAATTTTTAGTGAATGGCAGTGACCTGATTGT TAGATGGACTGCTGACGACCTTGCTTTCATCCGACTTTCCATCAACCCGTTCCTCGATCAGCTTTTCGTGGTGATTGATAACATTCGGAGCCTTGCGACCCCACCTCCCCAAAGCCTAGGCTGA